A stretch of Coccidioides posadasii str. Silveira chromosome 2, complete sequence DNA encodes these proteins:
- a CDS encoding uncharacterized protein (EggNog:ENOG410PGU3~COG:U,Y) — protein MGSKFVAKTICGMGHPIYIYGSDADDKQDPVIKQRVIRLSVDFSAKALRNKPSYALKVLEHILTTHAVDNPEFPLYSEAVRELYSLSTYEVRRLATRYADYFSTFYDILEQKVQEMQQRSTEDQPQMELSSVLLIVMHRAKDVDPHLRQARLRSFIEPLRQAWANDQFRQIISTFQGFCEVFALDQVHPYLQARQAQNIEDWSVITLDEEGKRIQSQMNSKFQSVPLRNTKTLLAVSTEKLKPSDPAYQVSCELWKDMIPLILPSLLQLVGHAHAFHNPDNWAGLPLEMRPIVGRILTDRFWQAGISAGSREDFYAKIATSKRTLEGFSSSVRGKVRAVREACYSILFSMSRLGEHFYGFQELSIPLSQALYSNATSLSSHQFSVLLNISRCLIDDCPPQSRGHFLPPMMSSLFVQLDKKITTEWDVIERRRAGMVDDDLTEEMKEESILRQLTYSTVIMVASLLDPNKEEKGPGNQDSNNRPTQAEEVNPANLMRTFILSTPQILEPVVVFCTHALRIHDTRSCSIITRVLRSILSSFLPTVDTPTAASIREFISTQVLKACITSVHEPYFVDMQKDLAQLIASIWILYGPRSPTPRSVMLSLPGITEARAIAAEEALMKSSSTRIQKAVVLDFLESLRGVSISEQGKIGGARAGRRKERSIMQARYMTTEMEGQEGGKVDINNGPDLTGVADMFS, from the exons ATGGGCTCTAAGTTTGTTGCAAAGACAATTTGTGGTATGGGACAtccaatatatatatatggctCAGATGCTGATGATAAACAGGACCCGGTGATCAAACAACGAGTTATTCGGTTGTCCGTTGATTTTTCAGCTAAAGCTTTGCGAAACAAACCAAGCTATGCACTAAAGGTTCTTGAGCATATCCTAACGACCCACGCTGTGGATAATCCCGAGTTCCCACTGTATTCTGAGGCTGTGAGAGAACTGTATAGCTTGTCAACGTATGAAGTACGCAGACTTGCGACTCGATATGCAGATTACTTTTCC ACATTTTATGATATCCTCGAGCAAAAAGTCCAGGAGATGCAACAAAGATCTACCGAGGATCAACCACAGATGGAATTATCTTCGGTTTTACTCATCGTTAT GCACCGAGCAAAAGATGTCGATCCGCATCTACGACAAGCGCGTTTGCGCTCATTCATTGAACCCTTAAGGCAGGCTTGGGCAAACGACCAGTTCCGGCAGATAATTAGTACCTTTCAGGGCTTCTGTGAAGTCTTTGCCCTTGACCAGGTTCACCCATATTTACAAGCTCGTCAGGCACAAAATATTGAAGATTGGTCTGTCATTACCCTTGACGAGGAAGGAAAACGAATTCAAAGTCAGATGAACTCGAAGTTCCAG AGCGTTCCATTAAGGAACACCAAAACTTTGCTGGCTGTCTCCACAGAGAAGCTAAAACCAAGCGATCCCGCGTACCAGGTATCATGCGAGCTCTGGAAAGACATGATTCCTCTCATCCTTCCTTCTTTGCTGCAATTGGTTGG CCATGCCCACGCGTTTCATAACCCCGATAATTGGGCGGGGTTACCACTAGAGATGCGCCCAATTGTTGGTCGAATCTTGACAGATAGGTTCTGGCAAGCTGGTATTTCAGCGGGCAGCAGAGAGGATTTCTACGCTAAAATTGCCACATCGAAACGTACCCTTGAGGGATTCTCATCATCCGTTCGAGGCAAAGTTAGAGCTGTCAGAGAAGCATGCTATTCCATTCTGTTTAGCATGAGTAGATTGGGTGAGCACTTTTACGGCTTTCAGGAACTCTCGATACCTTTATCTCAAGCGTTATACAGCAACGCCACATCTCTTTCCTCTCACCAATTTTCGgttctcttgaatatatctagaTGCCTCATTGACGACTGCCCGCCGCAATCCCGCGGGCATTTCCTCCCACCAATGATGTCAAGTTTGTTCGTTCAACTTGATAAGAAGATTACGACGGAATGGGATGTAATAGAACGTCGGAGGGCGGGCATGGTGGATGATGATTTAACGGAAGAGATGAAGGAAGAGAGCATACTGAGACAGTTGACTTACTCTACCGTAATCATGGTGGCTAGTTTGTTGGATCCTAACAAAGAAG AAAAAGGCCCCGGAAACCAAGACTCCAATAATCGCCCAACCCAAGCAGAAGAAGTTAACCCGGCCAACCTAATGAGAACATTCATCCTCTCCACGCCCCAAATCCTCGAACCGGTAGTCGTTTTCTGTACCCATGCTCTACGCATACACGATACTCGGAGCTGTAGCATAATAACCCGAGTGCTCCGCTCTATTCTATCTTCCTTCTTACCCACCGTTGATACCCCCACTGCAGCGAGTATTCGCGAATTCATCAGCACCCAGGTGCTGAAAGCGTGCATAACCTCCGTGCATGAACCGTACTTTGTCGATATGCAAAAGGACCTCGCCCAACTAATTGCCTCTATATGGATCCTCTACGGGCCCCGGAGCCCTACCCCCAGATCCGTCATGTTAAGCTTACCTGGAATTACGGAAGCGAGAGCCATAGCTGCTGAAGAGGCGTTGATGAAATCATCGTCAACACGAATCCAGAAAGCAGTGGTTTTGGATTTCCTGGAAAGTTTGAGGGGCGTAAGTATCAGTGAGCAAGGAAAGATCGGCGGAGCCCGGGCTGGTCGAAGAAAGGAGCGAAGTATCATGCAGGCAAGGTATATGACGACGGAAATGGAAGGCCAGGAGGGCGGAAAAGTGGATATCAACAATGGACCTGATTTGACCGGAGTGGCTGATATGTTCTCTTGA
- a CDS encoding uncharacterized protein (EggNog:ENOG410PGAW~COG:G) — MGNHPAVLTEIGIPYDMDDKHAYKTGDYSSQISAMDANHYAIEGSGMNGFSVWTYMAMNIHKWGDHWNGEDLSIYSLDDPELPTAKSLGQNSQNQSSTSLDRTSPAFSQSRTDSLSGSINPNNVKQALSTPSISVNPASDADPSSQPGYRAAEAYIRPSPVVVHGNLGGYGFNLQNCLFTMSLTSPTPTPENAPTVVYLPEFHYPSMHTDVAVSGGKWAIDTEEIGSGIVQYLKWWHAEGDQSIEIRGAKRKAGAIVDTSDDEAYLEQCRRDACILM, encoded by the exons ATGGGAAATCACCCTGCGGTCTTGACAGAAATAGGTATTCCGTATGACATGGATGACAAGCACGCTTATAAAACCGGAGATTATTCCAGCCAGATCAGCGCCATGGATGCCAATCATTATGCGATTGAAGGAAGCGGAATGAATGGTTTCTCGGTCTGGACTTATATGGCAATG AACATACACAAGTGGGGTGATCATTGGAACGGCGAGGATTTGTCGATCTACTCTCTTGACGATCCTGAATTGCCTACCGCGAAGTCACTGGGACAGAACTCCCAAAATCAGTCGAGTACTTCTCTAGATCGCACTTCCCCTGCGTTCTCTCAAAGCCGAACCGATTCGCTCAGCGGAAGTATTAACCCAAATAATGTGAAGCAAGCGCTTTCCACACCCTCTATCTCAGTCAATCCCGCATCAGATGCCGATCCATCCAGCCAGCCTGGATACAGAGCTGCAGAAGCGTACATCCGGCCGAGCCCCGTTGTGGTACACGGAAACCTGGGAGGCTACGGCTTCAATTTGCAAAACTGCTTATTTACTATGTCGTTAACCTCTCCGACCCCTACTCCGGAAAATGCGCCCACTGTCGTTTACCTTCCGGAATTCCACTATCCCAGCATGCACACAGACGTTGCGGTGAGCGGCGGGAAATGGGCTATTGACACGGAAGAAATTGGGTCCGGCATCGTTCAGTATTTGAAGTGGTGGCACGCAGAAGGGGATCAAAGCATTGAGATCCGCGGTGCGAAACGAAAAGCAGGAGCTATAGTGGATACTAGCGACGATGAAGCATACCTTGAGCAGTGTCGTCGCGACGCCTGCATTCTGATGTAG
- the SKI3 gene encoding Superkiller protein 3 (BUSCO:11636at4751~EggNog:ENOG410PHEB~COG:A~BUSCO:348at33183) gives MPPKSALRNIRACLDAGDFAQAAIKATELCEQDPQNYHAHVFLGLALDKLNDADASERAYINATKLKADDKTAWQGLINLYERLGGKKLDDYASAVIRLCHIFGEADEKSRAQALVEKYISSAGKSGTTSQYKQALKLLLPLSPLFNVLEGLIPHPSHTYLRIIELSEAEEKQFINREIGERRTRLGAKIDQVTAEVKLEAFRRSDLDELYRGLIDWTHDDAVRREHEEKLLQRGYDYLLALPIGKKPEQRNHVIKSANDMVIIHHPFDRAWKISLEWKDVNELSELDVTLLREYIQLFPDDGLSKVLKGWLASDLSPFPKETDPETQVDQDVSKAGNPADDENEVAGDDPLLLMAEGLVESSGSVLSHRIMGEVYLALEEFQSATEVSRKGLALALDLQRRTGLKLRNTIDSMNTALATALITYQSPKNHPEAKQIFEEILKRNQTSTKCLLGLGLIFEEDQDYDQAVALLEKALQRDPKNARVRCELFWCRAHCGELQQAARGLEETLTMIQCEQSQYRDLKAVILYRIGQCQWELDPSPTARKDRNGAYAKFLGSIQSNMNYAPAYTSLGIFYADYKKDQKRAKRCFHKAIELSSSETEAAERLARDFANQGDWDLVEAIAQRVVDSGKAKPAPGSRRKGHSWPYAALGVVEINRQQYTKSIVSFQTALRISPNDYHCWVGLGESYHNSGRYISAIKSFQHAQALEETLSEADRDHIWFARYMMANVMRELGDFPEAISRYKEVLNMKPDEFGISIALLQTLTESSWKSVESGVFSDAAEMAATTIRMGISIAKRHPNSVNLWKAIGDAFSTFSWIENKTALMPVSEFKALLDTRCDSEAFQILADLDNIGSNVNDLLETPNSNLPTIAAILAYKRALSVSNADVHARAVAWYNLGWAEYRAHVRRLAEPSKAKKGKHSGFLKASMRCFKRAIELEAGNSEFWNALGIACASLSPKVAQHSFVRSLHINERSASVWTNLGALYLLNNDFQLANEAFTKAQSADPDFSHAWLGQAILAFLIGDVAEARELVTHAFTLGNSSLVFPKRQYTISVFDHLCSSSASSDLSHLIQPLFALHQLHTQEPSNLPHDHLSALLAERLGDTAGAKSSLERVCSAVETEYEATESISALSRYSQAKADMARAQLAHLEYETAVESAETALSLSSEDGVAEFDTEAHKKLRLSAHLTAGLAYYYLKERDRAIDMFRDALQEANSSPDVICLLAQVLWAKGGEEERSVAREQLFNCVEQHPDHVGAVTLLGVIALLDMDEDAIDAVESDLQSMRTNNELSIHDRTKVSKLLAGVSSITSKNEPNVSEEQSRIHQASISVMLSPSEPQGWKALALASSEEFPAQMTVLTALGNIPPHGSLGAVDVSRACALTGQRQDALKAVMVAPWISDGWEELSHCLIEA, from the exons ATGCCACCAAAATCAGCCCTGAGGAATATCAGAGCTTGTCTAGATGCCGGAGACTTTGCGCAAGCTGCCATAAAAGCCACAGAGCTCTGCGAGCAAGATCCTCAAAATTATCATGC GCACGTATTTCTAGGGCTTGCCCTTGATAAACTAAATGACGCGGATGCATCCGAGCGTGCGTATATAAACGCTACAAAGCTCAAGGCGGATGATAAAACTGCCTGGCAAGGCTTGATAAATTTGTACGAAAGGCTCGGAGGCAAGAAGCTGGATGATTATGCATCCGCTGTGATTCGACTGTGTCATATTTTTGGAGAAGC AGACGAAAAGAGCCGCGCCCAGGCGTTGGTGGAAAAGTATATCTCTTCCGCTGGGAAGAGTGGCACTACCAGTCAATACAAGCAAGCTCTGAAGCTGCTACTGCCTTTAAGCCCATTGTTCAATGTTTTGGAAGGCCTGATTCCTCATCCTTCCCACACATATCTTCGAATTATCGAGCTTTCTGAAGcggaagaaaagcaatttaTCAACCGGGAGATTGGCGAAAGAAGGACTAGATTGGGTGCCAAAATTGATCAGGTCACAGCAGAAGTTAAACTCGAGGCTTTTCGACGTAGCGACCTTGATGAATTGTACCGTGGCCTCATCGACTGGACCCACGATGACGCAGTACGGCGAGAGCATGAAGAGAAGCTCCTACAGCGAGGATATGACTATCTATTGGCCCTCCCAATCGGAAAGAAACCCGAACAGCGGAACCATGTGATAAAATCCGCCAACGATATGGTTATCATTCATCACCCGTTTGACCGTGCATGGAAAATTTCCTTGGAATGGAAAGACGTCAATGAGCTCTCTGAGCTAGATGTTACTCTCTTAAGGGAATATATTCAGTTATTCCCAGACGACGGGCTTAGTAAAGTACTGAAAGGGTGGTTGGCCAGCGATCTATCCCCGTTTCCTAAGGAAACGGATCCAGAAACCCAAGTCGATCAGGATGTGTCAAAGGCAGGAAATCCCGCTGATGATGAAAACGAGGTTGCAGGGGATGATCCGTTGTTGTTAATGGCTGAAGGGCTGGTGGAGTCTTCCGGTTCCGTATTATCCCATCGGATAATGGGAGAAGTATATCTTGCACTTGAGGAGTTTCAGTCCGCCACAGAGGTTAGTCGGAAGGGCTTAGCATTGGCGCTGGACCTTCAGCGACGTACAGGCCTAAAGCTTCGCAATACAATCGATTCTATGAATACGGCACTTGCAACTGCACTTATCACATATCAGTCCCCCAAAAATCACCCTGAGGCCAAGCAAATTTTCGAAGAAATCTTGAAGCGAAATCAAACTTCGACAAAGTGTCTCCTGGGACTAGGCCTCATTTTCGAGGAAGATCAGGACTATGATCAAGCCGTAGCTCTGCTCGAGAAAGCATTGCAGCGCGATCCCAAAAACGCTAGAGTTCGGTGCGAGCTTTTCTGGTGCAGAGCGCATTGTGGGGAGCTTCAACAGGCGGCGAGAGGTCTAGAGGAAACCCTTACAATGATTCAGTGCGAGCAATCACAGTATCGTGATCTGAAGGCTGTGATATTATATCGAATTGGACAATGCCAGTGGGAGCTAGACCCATCCCCGACAGCAAGGAAAGATCGAAATGGAGCATATGCCAAATTCCTTGGGTCAATCCAATCGAATATGAACTATGCACCGGCGTATACCAGTCTCGGTATATTTTACGCAGATTATAAGAAAGATCAGAAAAGGGCAAAACGCTGCTTTCATAAGGCAATTGAACTCTCATCGTCGGAGACCGAAGCTGCAGAACGTCTCGCCCGGGATTTTGCTAACCAAGGTGACTGGGATCTCGTCGAGGCAATAGCCCAGAGAGTTGTTGATTCTGGAAAGGCTAAGCCCGCGCCAGGGTCAAGGAGGAAAGGTCACAGCTGGCCATACGCCGCCCTGGGGGTGGTGGAGATAAATAGACAGCAATATACCAAAAGCATTGTTTCGTTTCAAACCGCTCTCCGTATATCGCCCAACGACTATCACTGCTGGGTTGGCCTTGGGGAGAGTTACCATAATTCTGGCCGATATATCTCTGCTATCAAATCCTTCCAACACGCCCAGGCACTCGAAGAGACGCTATCCGAAGCTGATAGAGATCACATTTGGTTTGCAAGGTACATGATGGCGAACGTGATGCGAGAACTTGGAGATTTCCCGGAGGCTATTTCTAGGTACAAAGAAGTGCTGAACATGAAGCCTGATGAGTTTGGAATTTCAATCGCGCTACTACAAACGCTCACAGAAAGCTCTTGGAAATCCGTTGAATCCGGTGTTTTTAGCGACGCTGCAGAAATGGCTGCGACAACTATCAGGATGGGAATTTCAATTGCCAAACGACACCCTAATTCCGTCAATTTGTGGAAAGCAATCGGTGATGCGTTCTCCACGTTCTCTTGGATTGAGAATAAAACTGCACTAATGCCTGTCTCAGAGTTTAAGGCGCTCTTGGATACACGGTGTGATTCGGAGGCCTTTCAGATACTGGCGGATCTCGATAACATAGGCTCGAACGTCAACGATCTCCTTGAAACGCCGAACTCGAATCTGCCGACGATTGCAGCTATCCTTGCGTATAAGCGTGCATTATCGGTCTCTAATGCTGATGTTCATGCTCGCGCGGTCGCATGGTACAACCTAGGCTGGGCAGAGTACCGTGCACACGTACGTCGCCTGGCCGAGCCGAGCAAGGCTAAAAAGGGTAAACATAGTGGGTTTCTCAAAGCCTCCATGCGCTGTTTCAAGAGAGCAATTGAACTCGAGGCCGGAAATTCTGAGTTCTGGAACGCGCTTGGTATTGCATGCGCATCCTTGAGTCCAAAGGTCGCCCAGCATTCGTTCGTCAGGAGCCTGCACATCAACGAAAGAAGTGCATCAGTCTGGACAAACTTAGGTGCATTATATCTTTTGAATAACGATTTTCAACTGGCAAATGAAGCATTTACCAAAGCTCAGTCTGCAGACCCCGACTTTTCGCATGCTTGGTTAGGACAAGCCATTCTTGCATTCTTAATTGGGGACGTCGCTGAGGCTCGTGAACTCGTCACGCATGCATTCACTCTGGGGAATTCCAGCTTGGTTTTCCCAAAACGGCAATATACGATCTCTGTCTTTGACCACCTTTGCTCTAGCTCGGCATCCAGTGATCTATCCCATCTCATCCAACCTCTTTTTGCGCTTCATCAACTCCACACCCAAGAGCCATCAAATTTACCTCATGATCACCTGTCCGCCCTTCTAGCAGAGCGCCTCGGAGACACTGCCGGTGCAAAATCGAGCCTCGAACGCGTTTGCTCCGCCGTTGAAACTGAATATGAAGCCACAGAATCTATTTCTGCTTTATCTCGATATTCCCAAGCGAAAGCAGATATGGCCCGTGCGCAGTTGGCCCATCTAGAGTATGAAACTGCTGTGGAGAGTGCAGAGACTGCCCTTAGTTTATCGAGCGAAGACGGTGTAGCGGAGTTTGACACTGAGGCACACAAAAAATTGCGGCTATCTGCACATTTAACGGCAGGACTTGCGTATTATTATTTAAAGGAAAGGGATAGAGCTATCGATATGTTCCGGGACGCTTTGCAGGAAGCTAACAGTTCTCCCGATGTTATATGTCTCCTCGCGCAAGTTTTGTGGGCCAAAGGaggtgaagaagaaaggagcGTTGCTCGCGAGCAATTATTTAATTGCGTTGAGCAACATCCTGACCATGTTGGAGCCGTTACCCTTCTTGGTGTGATTGCATTACTCGACATGGATGAGGACGCTATCGATGCGGTTGAGTCTGATCTTCAGAGCATGAGGACCAATAATGAACTGAGCATTCATGATCGCACGAAAGTATCCAAACTTTTGGCTGGTGTCTCGAGTATCACCTCCAAAAATGAACCTAATGTTTCGGAGGAGCAAAGCCGAATTCATCAAGCGAGCATTTCTGTCATGCTATCACCGAGTGAGCCGCAAGGCTGGAAAGCACTCGCTTTGGCGTCTTCAGAGGAGTTTCCGGCTCAAATGACTGTTCTCACCGCTCTTGGAAACATTCCACCGCACGGCTCACTCGGTGCAGTCGATGTCTCGAGAGCATGTGCTCTTACAGGACAGAGGCAAGATGCCCTAAAAGCTGTCATGGTGGCGCCATGGATTTCCGATGGCTGGGAGGAACTGAGTCATTGTCTGATTGAAGCATAG
- a CDS encoding uncharacterized protein (EggNog:ENOG410PRI3~COG:C,D~TransMembrane:1 (o28-47i)~BUSCO:15745at33183): protein MPQDMPPVGGYKPVQYKRNLPVRGFRPVYYLLGMHAIMGYGFYKLWLGQREKNELAREKTWARIHLIPLLQAEEDRDQVRRYFADRAREKELVGTEIKVYNSDRFVRPTFAYTPAQPAQ from the exons ATGCCTCAGGACATGCCCCCAGTTGGGGGCTACAAGCCTGTTCAATATAAG CGCAACCTCCCCGTTCGCGGCTTTAGACCGGTTTACTACTTGCTTGGAATGCATGCCATTATGGGATATGGATTCTATAAGCTGTGGCTTGGCCAACGAGAGAAGAA CGAACTTGCTCGCGAGAAAACCTGGGCTCGAATTCATTTGATTCCCCTTCTCCAGGCGGAAGAAGACCGCGATCAAGTCCGACGATACTTTGCCGATCGGGCGAGAGAGAAGGAGTTGGTTGGGACAGAGATCAAGGTTTACAACTCAGACCG ATTTGTGAGACCGACCTTCGCGTATACCCCTGCTCAGCCCGCTCAATAG
- a CDS encoding uncharacterized protein (EggNog:ENOG410PGU3~COG:U,Y), which produces MAASTPQTLELPTAIHGNGTAHPDLANIIQALEAIHTRTTTNEIRKQASEFLELQKHEKSAVQNGFYLAAERSHSPLVRHFGLSLLEHVLKHRLSELTPGQIGHLRGLILGLAQEVQVQDLSYIRNKLILLWVEIAKRTWALDWLGMDESLLQLWNGSLIHKEFVLGVLEAMSDDVFHHEDTASSLRGTDLNRALVEICTPYAVFKEVYPDRANFTELRCGPEGWLFRITVLLNDCVQNLHSAPEVRTCAQKALATLRSMLTWNIPLAIASSQCVQAICGALTANDESILMLAVEALHALYGRTHYDIQEFEPLLLIIYDTDRLELLRKLYEWSIVDAENIIDSKYTTSKKLSELLSYLAGFLEEKNINLSKKIDQSYFFSFLTNVLRHPSLILSIPVLHSWSRLLICDEIGNPDIVTNFIGPLLEICTQRLVRYEAFPENSEDPTILFLNEDIDTLPDRHAFVGNYRRYCGQVIEVIVQKRPHDAIPHILSGVDIGLNNIYNGTDPFNPATFHKHTVAALRADTQFTVTEYLLKGYNKWVENHGNDPQRHVS; this is translated from the exons ATGGCTGCATCAACACCTCAGACCCTGGAACTTCCAACTGCAATACATGGCAACGGGACAGCCCATCCCGACCTAGCCAATATCATCCAGGCGCTAGAAGCTATACATACTCGGACCACGACAAATGAAATCAGAAAGCAAGCTTCGGAATTTTTGGAATTGCAGAAACATGAGAAGAGTGCGGTGCAGAATGGATTTTACTTGGCGGCGGAGCGGAGCCACTCTCCCCTCGTACGGCATTTCGGTCTCTCGCTCCTGGAGCATGTTTTGAAGCATAGATTGTCCGAGTTGACCCCCGGGCAAATTGGGCACCTTAGAGGATTGATTTTGGGACTTGCTCAGGAGGTTCAGGTTCAAGATCTGTCGTATATCCGCAACAAGCTCATTCTGTTGTGGGTAGAGATAGCGAAGCGTACATGGGCGCTGGATTGGTTAGGCATGGACGAATCGTTGCTGCAGTTATGGAACGGATCACTGATACATAAAGAGTTTGTTCTGGGCGTTCTGGAAGCGATGTCCGATGATGTTTTCCATCACGAAGATACAGCCTCTTCGTTGCGCGGGACGGATTTGAATCGCGCGCTGGTGGAGATTTGCACTCCATATGCAGTTTTCAAGGAAGTCTATCCCGATCGAGCAAACTTCACCGAACTCCGCTGTGGGCCTGAAGGCTGGCTTTTTAGAATTACCGTTCTCCTGAATGATTGTGTGCAGAATCTCCATTCAGCTCCCGAAGTCCGGACATGTGCCCAGAAGGCGCTCGCAACTTTGCGATCAATGTTGACGTGGAACATCCCGCTGGCTATTGCCTCTAGTCAGTGTGTTCAGGCAATATGCGGTGCGCTTACTGCAAACGATGAGAGCATATTAATG TTGGCTGTTGAGGCTTTGCATGCTTTATATGGGAGAACGCACTATGATATCCAGGAATTCGAACCCCTTCTACTCATAATTTATGACACAGATCGTCTTGAATTACTGAGAAAACTTTACGAGTGGTCCATTGTCGATGCAGAAAACATTATAGATTCGAAATATACAACGTCTAAGAAACTGTCGGAG CTCCTATCGTACTTGGCCGGTTTCCTTGAAGAAAAAAATATCAATCTCAGCAAGAAGATCGATCAATCctactttttctcttttttgaCCAATGTCTTAAGGCATCCAAGTTTGATTCTATCTATTCCTGTGCTTCATTCTTGGTCAAGGCTGCTCATTTGCGATGAGATTGGGAACCCAGACATCGTTACCAATTTTATTGGCCCGTTGCTTGAGATATGCACCCAGCGACTCGTACGATACGAAGCATTCCCGGAAAATTCAGAAGATCCAACAATTCTGTTCCTTAATGAGGATATTGACACATTACCCGACAGGCATGCATTCGTAGGAAACTACAGAAGGTATTGTGGACAGGTCATCGAGGTTATCGTTCAAAAGCGACCTCATGATGCTATTCCGCATATCCTCTCCGGTGTTGATATTGGCCTTAACAACATATATAATGGAACTGATCCCTTTAATC cTGCTACTTTCCACAAGCACACGGTTGCAGCGCTGCGGGCTGACACGCAGTTTACTGTCACAGAATATCTTTTGAAAGGTTATAATAAATGGGTTGAAAATCACGGTAATGACCCGCAACGACATGTAAGTTGA
- a CDS encoding uncharacterized protein (CAZy:GH5_12~CAZy:GH5~EggNog:ENOG410PGAW~COG:G) yields MAPLRLYIDGRTFRDQHNREVVLRGINIDATAKFPKTPNLPSYIPDEFYDGDNVSFVGRPFALEDAHTHFERLRRWGYNQIRYIFTWEAIEHAGPGKYDEDWIEFTIELLRSLKKYGFYIYMDPHQDVWSRHSGGSGAPMWTLYAAGFDPRNFNITQAALVQNTYPDPASFPKMIWSTNYTRLVCQTIFTLFWAGKDFAPKAIINGKNIQDFLQGHFIAAVKHLAKRIHEAGDLENEVVIGWESINEPNRGLVGYQDISVIPPEQQLQLGTSPTAFQGMLTGSGRACEITTWAFGNFGPRQTGRELVDPKGATVWLSSEYSDSKYGWKRDPQWKLGECLWAQHGVWDPATDTLLKKDYFAKDPKTGEQLDYDGFTNQYFLEHYRNYRDAIRSVHADAILFCQPPVMEIPPAIKDTADDDPNMVHAVHFYDGLTLMTKHW; encoded by the exons ATGGCTCCATTACGCCTATACATCGATGGAAGGACCTTCAGGGATCAGCACAATCGAGAAGTTGTCTTAAGAGGTATCAATATTGATGCCACGGCGAAATTTCCAAAGACCCCAAATCTACCCTCCTATATCCCGGACGAATTCTACGATGGAGATAATGTCTCCTTTGTCGGGCGGCCGTTTGCTCTTGAAGATGCACATACACATTTCGAAAGACTAAGAAGATGGGGTTAtaatcaaatcagatacatcTTTACATGGGAGGCCATTGAACATGCTGGCCCCGGAAAATATGATGAAGACTGGATAGAATTCACAATAGAATTGCTCCGGAGTTTGAAAAAATATGGCTTCTACATTTATATGGATCCTCACCAAGACGTG TGGTCCCGGCACTCGGGTGGCTCTGGGGCCCCTATGTGGACTTTATACGCTGCTGGATTCGATCCTCGAAATTTTAATATCACACAGGCTGCTCTCGTTCAAAATACGTATCCAGATCCTGCTTCATTCCCAAAAATGATATGGAGTACAAACTATACTAGACTTGTTTGTCAAACCATTTTTACACTGTTTTGGGCTGGGAAGGATTTTGCCCCCAAAGCTATTATCAATGGCAAGAACATACAGGATTTTCTCCAAGGTCATTTCATTGCTGCAGTGAAGCATTTGGCCAAACGTATCCATGAGGCTGGTGACCTCGAAAATGAAGTCGTAATAGGTTGGGAAAGCATTAATGAGCCTAATAGGGGACTGGTGGGCTATCAAGATATTTCGGTTATCCCTCCGGAACAGCAGCTTCAGCTCGGTACCTCGCCAACCGCTTTCCAAGGGATGCTGACCGGCTCAGGGCGCGCTTGTGAGATTACTACTTGGGCCTTTGGAAACTTTGGTCCTCGCCAAACTGGGAGAGAACTTGTTGATCCAAAAGGAGCCACAGTATGGCTTTCGTCAGAATATAGCGATAGCAAATATGGCTGGAAGAGAGATCCGCAGTGGAAACTTGGCGAATGTCTCTGGGCGCAACATGGGGTTTGGGACCCGGCTACGGATACCTTGCTAAAGAAAGACTACTTTGCGAAGGATCCCAAAACCGGTGAACAGTTGGACTATGATGGCTTTACGAATCAATACTTTCTCGAGCACTATCGAAACTATAGGGATGCTATTCGAAGCGTTCATGCGGACGCTATCCTCTTCTGTCAGCCGCCGGTTATGGAAATCCCCCCGGCTATTAAGGATACGGCTGATGATGATCCAAATATGGTTCATGCTGTCCATTTCTACGATGGCCTCACTCTTATGACCAAGCACTGGTGA